The following proteins come from a genomic window of Deltaproteobacteria bacterium:
- the ispF gene encoding 2-C-methyl-D-erythritol 2,4-cyclodiphosphate synthase, with the protein MQSPIPYRIGFGHDVHRLVTGRPLILAGVQVPHEYGLLGHSDADVLTHALCDAILGACGLGDIGRHFPDSDPRYKGISSLVLLGKVMAMAQEAGYELKNADLTLVADRPKISPFVERMQETIARVCGVSASQVNIKGTTTEGLGFTGTGEGMAAHAVVLLAALG; encoded by the coding sequence ATGCAGTCCCCCATTCCCTATCGCATCGGTTTCGGCCACGACGTCCACCGGCTTGTCACTGGCCGCCCCCTCATCCTGGCTGGGGTCCAAGTCCCACATGAATACGGACTACTCGGTCACTCGGACGCAGACGTCCTCACCCATGCCCTTTGCGACGCCATCCTCGGGGCCTGCGGCCTCGGGGACATAGGCCGCCACTTCCCCGACTCTGACCCGCGCTACAAGGGGATCTCGAGTCTCGTCCTTTTGGGCAAGGTCATGGCCATGGCCCAAGAGGCGGGCTATGAACTGAAAAATGCCGATCTCACCCTGGTTGCCGACCGCCCCAAGATCTCTCCATTTGTGGAAAGGATGCAGGAGACCATCGCCAGGGTCTGCGGTGTTTCGGCATCGCAGGTGAACATCAAGGGGACCACGACCGAAGGCCTCGGCTTCACCGGGACCGGCGAGGGAATGGCCGCCCATGCTGTAGTCCTTCTTGCGGCCTTAGGATGA
- a CDS encoding radical SAM protein, with amino-acid sequence MRDARFLQQRAEALRSLASPCRLCPRRCGVDRLAGEMGFCRTGAEARIARAVPHMGEEPPLSGTRGAGTIFFSGCHLGCVFCQNHQISHGGLGQAVSVRDLADTMLLIAAKGCHNIELVSATHLLPWVVSALAVAVENGLDLPVVWNSGGYEASETLALLEGVVDVYLPDAKYGTNERGRRYSGVGDYVDRNLAALDEMVRQTGTGLEIDKEGVARRGIIVRHLVLPGGAEDSIRVLECLRDRYGTGLHVAVMSQFLPAYRASRFEELKKGLSMDEYRIVLEAVERLGFENGWVQKAEPPEPSLLPDFSVDCDMMP; translated from the coding sequence ATGAGGGACGCGCGTTTTTTGCAGCAGAGGGCCGAGGCCCTGCGATCCCTCGCCTCTCCGTGCAGGCTCTGTCCCAGGCGCTGCGGGGTGGACCGTCTTGCAGGAGAAATGGGCTTCTGCCGCACGGGTGCCGAAGCAAGGATCGCGCGGGCCGTGCCCCACATGGGGGAAGAGCCCCCGCTCTCAGGCACGCGCGGGGCAGGGACGATCTTTTTCTCTGGCTGCCATCTCGGCTGCGTCTTCTGCCAAAACCACCAGATAAGCCACGGTGGCCTTGGACAGGCGGTCTCTGTCAGGGATCTCGCAGACACCATGCTTTTGATTGCGGCAAAGGGATGTCACAATATCGAGCTCGTTTCGGCCACCCACTTGCTCCCCTGGGTGGTCTCGGCCCTTGCCGTCGCCGTGGAAAATGGGCTTGATCTTCCTGTTGTATGGAACTCCGGTGGCTACGAGGCCTCAGAGACCCTCGCCCTTCTCGAAGGGGTTGTGGACGTGTATCTGCCTGACGCCAAGTATGGCACGAATGAGAGGGGAAGACGCTACTCCGGTGTGGGGGACTACGTTGACCGGAATCTGGCAGCGCTGGACGAGATGGTCCGCCAGACCGGGACCGGTCTTGAGATCGACAAAGAGGGCGTGGCCCGCCGGGGCATCATCGTCAGGCACCTGGTCCTTCCGGGCGGGGCCGAAGACTCGATAAGGGTCCTCGAATGTCTTCGGGACCGGTACGGCACAGGACTTCACGTGGCCGTCATGTCCCAGTTCTTGCCGGCCTACAGGGCATCACGCTTTGAGGAACTCAAAAAGGGCCTTTCCATGGACGAATACCGGATCGTGCTCGAGGCGGTTGAAAGGCTCGGGTTTGAAAACGGCTGGGTCCAGAAGGCCGAGCCCCCGGAACCGAGCCTCCTTCCCGACTTTTCCGTGGACTGCGACATGATGCCCTGA
- a CDS encoding formyl transferase, with product MNPPCPDTGRIRFGWWTTGRDEAALSLFDTVTDAMRDGTIPGVLAYVFVSRDPKEGEWSDRILEKSMALGIPTVTLSAVRFEPVLRKRDREAWRVAYHREVLGRTGGFCADVVILAGYMWVVSPEACSHAALLNLHPAAPDGPAGTWQEVIWQLLEKGADRTGVMMHLVTPELDKGPPVTFCTFPVRGPGWDHLWEEFERERAGAGLDAIMKDMGEAQPLFARIRRQGLRRELPLIVETMRSLATGRIILSEGRVLDRSGREMPGPMDLTSEIEARIGQGGPACRN from the coding sequence ATGAACCCTCCATGCCCTGACACGGGCAGGATCCGTTTTGGCTGGTGGACGACCGGCAGGGACGAGGCCGCCCTCTCCCTCTTTGATACAGTGACGGACGCCATGCGGGACGGGACCATCCCAGGCGTTCTTGCCTACGTCTTCGTATCCAGAGACCCGAAAGAAGGGGAATGGAGCGACCGGATCCTCGAGAAGTCCATGGCCCTCGGGATCCCCACGGTCACGCTTTCAGCGGTCCGTTTTGAGCCCGTACTGAGAAAAAGGGACCGGGAGGCCTGGCGCGTGGCCTATCATCGGGAAGTCCTTGGACGCACAGGGGGGTTCTGCGCCGATGTGGTCATCCTTGCAGGCTACATGTGGGTCGTGAGCCCAGAGGCCTGTTCCCATGCCGCCCTTTTGAACCTGCACCCTGCGGCCCCTGACGGCCCTGCAGGGACCTGGCAGGAGGTCATCTGGCAGCTTCTTGAAAAGGGCGCGGACCGAACAGGCGTCATGATGCACCTGGTGACTCCGGAACTCGACAAGGGTCCGCCGGTCACCTTCTGCACATTTCCCGTTAGGGGGCCGGGCTGGGACCATCTATGGGAAGAGTTCGAAAGGGAGCGCGCCGGGGCGGGGCTGGATGCGATCATGAAGGACATGGGCGAGGCCCAGCCGCTTTTTGCGCGCATACGCCGGCAGGGGTTGCGCCGCGAGCTTCCCCTCATCGTGGAGACCATGAGGTCACTCGCCACCGGAAGGATCATCCTCTCTGAAGGACGCGTACTCGATAGGAGCGGGCGCGAGATGCCAGGCCCCATGGATCTTACTTCCGAGATCGAGGCCCGGATCGGACAGGGCGGCCCTGCCTGCCGCAATTGA
- a CDS encoding TraR/DksA C4-type zinc finger protein gives MEKERRPPTAQEMDAYRKRLVEEQERLWSEIRHDLLERLGPEYQDQISTIRDPEDLAQSDLQEDIVIEAVKARKSMLEEISQALWRMDRGEYGKCLDCGRWIRARRLAVEPWASYCRDCQEKMEREGKGQS, from the coding sequence ATGGAAAAGGAACGCCGTCCCCCAACCGCCCAGGAAATGGATGCATACCGGAAACGTCTTGTCGAGGAACAGGAGAGGCTATGGAGCGAGATCCGGCACGACCTCCTGGAGCGTCTCGGTCCTGAATACCAGGATCAGATCTCGACCATCCGCGATCCTGAGGATCTGGCCCAGTCTGACCTCCAGGAGGATATTGTCATCGAGGCCGTGAAGGCCAGAAAGTCCATGCTCGAGGAGATCTCCCAGGCCCTCTGGCGCATGGACAGGGGTGAGTACGGAAAATGCCTCGACTGCGGCCGATGGATCCGTGCGAGACGTCTCGCTGTGGAACCCTGGGCCTCTTATTGCCGGGACTGTCAGGAGAAGATGGAGCGGGAGGGCAAAGGCCAATCATGA
- a CDS encoding AAA family ATPase: MPTTDDLNQLIEVLPDPIRASLEHLTLDDLLEIVMDLGRPPEARFPGRVLDLSKEPVSSEDIDKVVGQVGEFGADNRAGIERTLHRISAIRNRKGRIIGLTLRVGRAVPGTVDPIRDLVETGKNILLLGRPGVGKTTMLREMARVLADELGKRVVVVDTSNEIGGDGDIPHPAIGRARRMQVPHPDQQHAVMIEAVENHMPEVIVIDEIGTEKETVAARTIAERGVQLIGTAHGNTLENLVMNPTLADLVGGVQTVTLGDEEARFRGTQKTITERKGPPTFDVVVEIAAIGNLVVHSDTASAVDDLLRGYIPEGESRRTKAETTGKSIPPQEAPVCFSSEAETARIYPYALSPDSVSRVIRDLRLNARVVAYPEDANILLALRSRGFDQRLQRMEKETGASVHLVKRNSTAQIRHVLQDIFSVVEGHDPDEIRVAVREAEDAVERVMETGASVELSPRPSPLRRLQHRIVARCHLVAESVGSEPLRHLIIQPRE; this comes from the coding sequence ATGCCTACCACTGACGATCTCAACCAACTGATCGAGGTCCTTCCGGATCCCATCCGTGCATCCCTCGAGCATCTCACCCTCGACGACCTCCTCGAGATCGTCATGGATCTCGGGCGGCCTCCCGAGGCCCGTTTCCCTGGACGCGTCCTCGATCTCTCCAAGGAACCCGTCTCTTCAGAGGACATCGACAAAGTGGTCGGCCAGGTGGGCGAATTCGGCGCGGACAACCGGGCCGGGATCGAACGCACGCTCCACCGTATCTCCGCCATTCGAAACCGCAAGGGCCGGATCATCGGGCTCACGCTCCGCGTCGGGAGGGCTGTCCCCGGAACAGTCGATCCCATCCGCGATCTCGTGGAGACGGGAAAGAACATCCTCCTGCTCGGACGCCCAGGCGTGGGCAAGACAACCATGCTCCGGGAGATGGCCCGGGTACTTGCGGACGAACTGGGCAAACGCGTGGTCGTCGTTGACACCTCTAACGAGATCGGCGGAGACGGCGACATACCCCATCCAGCCATAGGACGCGCACGGCGCATGCAAGTCCCACATCCAGACCAGCAGCACGCAGTCATGATCGAGGCGGTGGAAAACCACATGCCCGAAGTCATCGTCATCGACGAAATCGGGACCGAAAAGGAGACGGTCGCGGCCCGAACCATTGCAGAACGCGGGGTCCAGCTCATCGGGACCGCCCACGGAAACACTCTCGAGAACCTCGTCATGAACCCGACCCTCGCGGATCTCGTGGGCGGGGTCCAGACCGTGACCCTCGGAGACGAAGAGGCGCGCTTTCGGGGGACCCAGAAGACCATAACGGAACGGAAGGGGCCTCCCACCTTTGATGTGGTGGTGGAGATCGCGGCCATCGGAAATCTCGTCGTCCACTCTGACACGGCCTCTGCAGTGGATGACCTACTTCGCGGCTACATCCCCGAGGGGGAGAGCAGGCGCACCAAGGCAGAGACCACCGGGAAGTCCATTCCTCCACAAGAGGCACCGGTGTGTTTCTCTTCCGAGGCTGAGACCGCCAGGATCTATCCCTATGCCCTTAGCCCGGATTCCGTCTCGCGCGTTATTCGGGATCTCCGCCTCAACGCACGGGTGGTCGCCTATCCGGAGGATGCCAACATCCTTCTCGCCCTGAGGTCACGCGGGTTTGACCAGCGCCTTCAGCGCATGGAGAAAGAGACCGGGGCATCCGTCCACCTGGTGAAACGAAACAGCACGGCCCAGATACGTCACGTCCTCCAGGACATCTTTTCCGTCGTGGAGGGCCACGACCCGGACGAGATCCGGGTGGCCGTCCGTGAGGCCGAAGATGCAGTGGAAAGGGTCATGGAGACAGGGGCTTCCGTAGAGCTTTCACCCCGGCCTTCACCCCTTCGGAGGCTCCAGCACCGGATCGTTGCCCGCTGCCACCTTGTTGCGGAAAGCGTCGGAAGCGAACCCCTCCGCCACTTGATCATCCAGCCCCGTGAGTGA